Genomic window (Bacillus marinisedimentorum):
TCGGATTAATCGGGGGGAACCGTATCATAAGTAAGGAGAAGATAAACTCAGCCGATGGTAATCTATGCCGTTTAGTTTTTAATAGGGTGACAATTGACATAACGAGACTGGACAATAACTAAATGGCCCGACTCCATAGACAAATAATTTCAGTTAAAAAATACATAAAAAAATCCGAACTATTGCGAAGCTCTATTTAGATTTTCGCAACATAGTTCGGATTTTTCTTTGACTAAAATACTTTTGTCCCAGCCTCGTTTGTCACCAAAAAGAAACCTGTAATCGAACAGACAATTTCCCTGAAATATCGCCGATGAACTTTAAAAATGATGTCTCCTTAATTGGGTGCCGTTTAGCGTTTACTCTTAATCCAAATTCTCTTTAGGTTTTTCTTTATGCTTTCTATTTTTAACTTCGTTAAATATGTTATTTGAGACACTTGGTTTCGTTTTTGATGTTTCATGTTGAGGATTGGATTGATTTGATTCAATCAATGATTTCAGCATTTGTATATCCTCTTTCGTAGCATATTGCTTATCAGATTTCAGCATATAACCTAACTGCCCGTTTGGTTCTATTGTCGCCCATTGTAAATCAGAGAAATGCTGGATGTTTTGCTGTCTCATTCGTACTTCAAGCATATCAACCGTTAAGCGCAGTTTTTTTAAATTGCTTTCATTAATTTGGCCGTTTTCGACTACTATAAGAGATTTTCCATATATGAAGGATTCTAGAGCATTCGACCTTAACACCACATACTCAATAGAAATAAGGGTAAGTACCATTAGAAAGGTAATCACCATTGTAATCCAGATGTTCCTGTCGCCAACAGGTTGAATAATCAATGATCCAACCGCTATCATCATGACAGTCTGAGCAACCGTAAGCTGTGAGATTGACTTTCTTCCAGCTAACCGCAAAATAAGGACTCCTCCAACCACGACGACAATTGCTTTCCATATGAAGTGAAAATCCACAAGCACCCCCCTTTCCGAACAATCAATTTTGTTTGGTGGATTTTTTCTTTTTTTCTATATTTTCTATGGTTTCTCCCTGGGGAAGATTATATAACCTGCTCTTAGGATCATATATTTTTTGAGAAGGCCATAGTCCGTGATGTCTGAAAATAGATAGCTGGCCAGACAGGCAACCAAAAAATACTCTAATCCTTTTCCGTCAAACATCTCCATTGCCAAAAGGAAAGCTGCCAAAGGGGTATTGGCACCTGCACAAAAGGCAGCAATTAATCCTAATCCAGCGAGAAAAGACATAGGTAAGTCGATAAATGTATGTAAAGTATTTCCCAGTGTCGCTCCTATGAAAAAGAGGGGGATGGCTTCCCCGCCAACAAATCCGCTGCCTAGAGTCACAGCAGTAAATATCAGTTTGGCCAGAAAAGCAAAAGGAGGGACTTCTTCCTGGAAAGATTGTTCAAGCATATCTAATCCCCGGCCATTATAGTCCTGTGAGCCAATCATTAGTGTTAATGCTGCAATGATGATTCCTCCAAAGAAGGCTCTTTTCATGTGATTTTTCTTGAATAGTTTCTCAGAGAAGTTTTGTATTCCGTGCCTCAACTGACAGTAGAAAACACTTATCAGGCTGAAAATCACAGATAAGAGAATAACTTTCAGAAACGTAATAATCGACACTTCAGGTACGCTTTGGATGATGAATTCTTCGTGTTTATGTCCCCAACCGGCGGTAGTTACATAATGGCCAACAAAGCTCGCCGTAAGACATGGAACGAGTGCTTCAAACTTCAATTTTCCTAATGCAGTCATTTCCATGCCAAATACAACGCCGGTTATGGGTGCCCCGAAGGCAGCGCCAAAACCAGCGCTTATTCCGCTCATCATTAGAGTTTTTGTGTCGAGTCTGTTCACTTTAAAGTATTTATTGACTGCCGCAGCTACACTTCCTCCCATTTGGACCGCTGCACCCTCCCTTCCCGTTGACCCGCCAAATAGGACGGTTATAAAAGTCCCGAGATAGACGATGGGACCCATTCTCCGCGGCACTTCTTTTTTTCCGTGAACGGAGTCGATCACGAGGTTATTTAATTCAGCAGTGTCATTCAAAGTATTATTCAGAATTACCTTTCCATAGTTCATGTATATGTATCCTATTACAATTCCTCCAAAGGGGAGAAAGAAGATAAGCCAATCTCTTTTTAACCGTATATCATCACCAAGATAATCGTTTATTTCTAAAAGGAAAGTGGTTGTCGAGCCAACGATTAAACCAATTATGCTTCCAAAGAAAACCCATTGGCCAAGAGTTGAAAAAAAGTTTTTATACGTTAGAAGCATCGACAATTCACCTCATTTCTAATCTAATGTGAATATCGCTTCTAGTTTTGCCCACTGTATTTAAATTATGAGGGACAGAGGACAGGCACCTTGTCCCCTTTTTGTTATAGGACAGTGGGCCTGTCCCTCTGCCCGCCCTTTGTCTTTAAGCTCGGGCTGTAGCTAATGAAATCATGGATAGGTTTAAGATTCAGGCATTATCCAAACGATTTCACGTAGGCGAACAAAGAATGTGGAATCATGCTCTTGAATGACAACATGATCAAGCTTTGTATCAACAACCATTCCACTAACGGAACCGCGTGTAGTATCAAGAACCGCTCTTT
Coding sequences:
- a CDS encoding chloride channel protein — protein: MLLTYKNFFSTLGQWVFFGSIIGLIVGSTTTFLLEINDYLGDDIRLKRDWLIFFLPFGGIVIGYIYMNYGKVILNNTLNDTAELNNLVIDSVHGKKEVPRRMGPIVYLGTFITVLFGGSTGREGAAVQMGGSVAAAVNKYFKVNRLDTKTLMMSGISAGFGAAFGAPITGVVFGMEMTALGKLKFEALVPCLTASFVGHYVTTAGWGHKHEEFIIQSVPEVSIITFLKVILLSVIFSLISVFYCQLRHGIQNFSEKLFKKNHMKRAFFGGIIIAALTLMIGSQDYNGRGLDMLEQSFQEEVPPFAFLAKLIFTAVTLGSGFVGGEAIPLFFIGATLGNTLHTFIDLPMSFLAGLGLIAAFCAGANTPLAAFLLAMEMFDGKGLEYFLVACLASYLFSDITDYGLLKKYMILRAGYIIFPREKP
- a CDS encoding DUF2642 domain-containing protein, encoding MNPMYAYRMNPQITQNGPVQVIVIEPFVYEALRSLIGKRAVLDTTRGSVSGMVVDTKLDHVVIQEHDSTFFVRLREIVWIMPES
- a CDS encoding DUF421 domain-containing protein, giving the protein MDFHFIWKAIVVVVGGVLILRLAGRKSISQLTVAQTVMMIAVGSLIIQPVGDRNIWITMVITFLMVLTLISIEYVVLRSNALESFIYGKSLIVVENGQINESNLKKLRLTVDMLEVRMRQQNIQHFSDLQWATIEPNGQLGYMLKSDKQYATKEDIQMLKSLIESNQSNPQHETSKTKPSVSNNIFNEVKNRKHKEKPKENLD